The proteins below come from a single Corynebacterium cystitidis genomic window:
- the gcvT gene encoding glycine cleavage system aminomethyltransferase GcvT: MTQSPLHAVHEKLGATFTDFGGWDMPLKYDNELDEHRAVRNAVGVFDLSHMGEIAVTGPDAAAFLDYALISQLSTLKLGKAKYSMLVNEQGGILDDLITYRLGQEDFLVVPNASNTDTVWQAFQQRAEGFDVRLDNQSRDTALVAVQGPGSVALLQTMLDDDPDKLSYYSAEPMSLQGTDVLVARTGYTGEDGFELYVAAEDASVVWEYVAPGATPCGLAARDSLRLEAAMPLFGNELSEQVTPVEAGMTRAFAKKDADFVGKQALTGREPEFVIAGLTSEQRRAARSGAEVYLADQKIGTVTSGQPSPTLGYPVALAHLAPEHAEIGTDVEIDIRGRRYPFTISTTPFYSRKD; this comes from the coding sequence ATGACTCAATCACCACTGCACGCCGTCCACGAGAAGCTGGGCGCAACGTTTACTGATTTCGGCGGCTGGGACATGCCGCTGAAGTATGACAACGAGCTGGACGAGCACCGCGCTGTCCGCAACGCCGTCGGTGTGTTCGATCTGTCCCACATGGGCGAGATTGCTGTTACCGGCCCCGACGCAGCTGCTTTTCTAGACTATGCGTTGATCTCGCAGCTCAGCACTCTGAAGCTGGGTAAGGCGAAATATTCCATGCTGGTCAACGAGCAGGGAGGCATTCTCGATGACTTGATCACTTACCGTTTGGGCCAGGAGGACTTCCTGGTGGTGCCTAACGCCTCGAATACTGACACTGTGTGGCAGGCTTTCCAGCAACGGGCTGAGGGTTTTGACGTCCGTCTGGATAATCAGTCGCGTGACACCGCGCTGGTAGCTGTCCAGGGGCCCGGCTCTGTGGCGTTGCTGCAGACCATGCTTGACGACGACCCCGACAAGCTCTCCTACTATTCAGCTGAACCTATGAGCTTGCAGGGCACCGACGTGTTGGTGGCACGCACCGGATACACCGGCGAGGACGGCTTCGAGCTTTACGTTGCTGCCGAAGACGCTTCCGTGGTGTGGGAGTACGTTGCCCCCGGAGCCACCCCCTGTGGTTTGGCGGCCCGCGATTCGCTGCGTCTCGAGGCCGCGATGCCGCTGTTTGGCAACGAGTTGTCCGAGCAGGTGACTCCGGTGGAGGCTGGCATGACGCGGGCGTTTGCGAAGAAGGACGCGGATTTCGTCGGCAAGCAAGCCCTCACCGGGCGCGAACCTGAGTTTGTGATTGCTGGTCTGACATCGGAGCAGCGTCGCGCTGCGCGCAGTGGTGCGGAGGTGTACCTGGCTGATCAGAAGATCGGCACGGTGACTTCAGGTCAGCCCTCGCCGACATTGGGCTACCCGGTGGCGCTGGCGCATCTGGCCCCAGAACATGCGGAAATCGGAACTGATGTTGAAATTGACATCCGCGGACGCCGTTATCCGTTTACTATTTCTACAACCCCGTTTTACTCTCGAAAGGATTAA
- a CDS encoding site-specific integrase codes for MSNTHDFGDLIFSYRPRSIAAGDWEQVRAYVTAVAIDHLAPKATSRADLRNQMLAVATAAVAALRLGRGVTHQEVLAPEVIEFAIASSKLTSRVKGVRRSILIALGEELNPEWPLYVGARYGYKTPDAPYTEQELALLGQWASGRSTDYQRRGAMTLLALGAGVGLRIGEMAHLRVCDVSQDGQGVTVTASGYRGAEPRHVPVRAEWEDELKEAIADLDPDSLALFPNRSQPTTESVAAIITRIGKPHRVHLDTRRLRTTWVVTLMHEYVPESVIAPAAGLASLQHYKKWLTPANVNQEQAFALLRGGTRHGSTGLRVL; via the coding sequence ATGTCGAACACGCACGATTTTGGCGACCTTATTTTCAGCTACCGACCACGCTCGATAGCAGCAGGAGACTGGGAGCAGGTACGCGCATATGTCACTGCCGTAGCCATAGACCACCTTGCGCCGAAAGCAACGTCGCGCGCTGACCTGCGCAACCAGATGCTTGCCGTTGCGACCGCTGCCGTTGCAGCGTTGCGTCTTGGGCGAGGAGTCACTCACCAGGAGGTGCTCGCCCCGGAGGTTATCGAGTTTGCCATTGCCAGTAGCAAGCTCACTAGCCGGGTTAAGGGCGTGCGCCGGTCTATCCTGATCGCGCTTGGTGAGGAGCTTAACCCCGAGTGGCCGCTATACGTCGGTGCGCGCTACGGCTACAAAACACCAGATGCACCCTACACAGAGCAGGAACTAGCTCTGCTTGGCCAGTGGGCTAGCGGTCGTTCTACCGACTACCAACGACGCGGTGCCATGACACTACTAGCGCTGGGAGCTGGTGTTGGGCTGCGTATTGGGGAGATGGCGCACCTGCGGGTGTGTGATGTGAGTCAAGACGGTCAGGGGGTAACAGTCACCGCTTCGGGCTACCGAGGAGCAGAACCTCGTCATGTGCCCGTCCGGGCCGAGTGGGAGGACGAATTAAAAGAAGCTATTGCCGACCTTGACCCCGACAGCCTTGCTCTTTTCCCCAACCGCAGCCAACCCACCACAGAATCGGTGGCTGCGATTATCACCCGCATTGGCAAGCCTCACCGGGTCCATCTGGATACCCGCAGGCTGCGCACGACGTGGGTCGTCACGCTGATGCACGAATACGTGCCTGAATCAGTCATCGCGCCAGCAGCAGGCCTGGCAAGTCTTCAGCATTACAAGAAGTGGCTGACCCCGGCCAACGTCAACCAGGAGCAGGCTTTTGCCTTGCTTCGTGGCGGTACACGTCACGGCAGTACAGGCCTGCGAGTGCTCTAG
- a CDS encoding helix-turn-helix domain-containing protein, with protein sequence MPESPRSPRNLYGNSWPFNKSLNDSGDTTVMAHAKVQRMAKRLKYATNDLSAKVVSRGTGVPETTISSIVKGAFWPTVETLARLETGLGEELWPH encoded by the coding sequence ATGCCAGAAAGTCCTAGATCGCCTCGCAACCTGTACGGCAACTCGTGGCCTTTTAACAAGAGCCTGAATGACAGCGGCGACACCACCGTCATGGCACACGCCAAGGTGCAACGAATGGCCAAAAGGCTCAAGTACGCAACCAACGACCTCTCGGCCAAAGTGGTCTCGCGGGGAACCGGCGTCCCCGAGACGACTATTTCGAGCATCGTCAAAGGAGCATTCTGGCCGACCGTGGAAACCCTGGCACGTCTGGAAACTGGCTTGGGCGAGGAGCTGTGGCCACATTAA
- a CDS encoding RDD family protein, with the protein MAQKKRSWLDGPEIAGENDDPHAPGKWPGEKIGLPETGSGAQASVARRAGAVLIDWIVASIIANFLVSFTDFHIGRAGTPLLVWVILGIICGWLFARTPGMAVLGMGVARIDVPGAHVGFWRAAVRTLLTSFVLPAAMVDTDGRGMHDRATGTTVIRS; encoded by the coding sequence ATGGCACAGAAGAAGCGCAGCTGGCTTGACGGCCCGGAAATCGCGGGCGAGAACGATGACCCACACGCACCAGGAAAGTGGCCCGGCGAAAAAATTGGGCTGCCCGAAACAGGCTCCGGCGCCCAAGCATCAGTAGCACGTCGCGCCGGGGCAGTCTTAATCGACTGGATCGTCGCATCGATCATCGCCAATTTCTTGGTTTCGTTCACAGACTTCCATATCGGTCGAGCAGGGACCCCCCTTTTAGTGTGGGTCATTCTAGGTATTATCTGCGGCTGGCTTTTCGCCCGGACACCCGGCATGGCAGTGCTGGGCATGGGTGTGGCGCGTATCGACGTCCCCGGCGCCCACGTCGGGTTCTGGCGTGCAGCGGTGCGAACCCTTCTGACCTCGTTTGTGCTGCCCGCCGCCATGGTAGACACCGACGGCCGTGGCATGCATGACCGTGCAACTGGAACTACAGTGATACGTAGCTAA
- the glnA gene encoding type I glutamate--ammonia ligase has product MTFQSVQDVIQFIKDEDVEFLDVRFTDVPGIEQHFSLPASEFDEEAAEEGLAFDGSSVRGFTTIDESDMILLPDVTTAKIDPFRSTKTLNMKFFVNDPFTREPFSRDPRNVAAKAEEYLQSTGIADTCSMGAEAEFFIFDKVKYFVDNNQAFYEVDSDEGWWNRGKDTKLDGSPNLGNQTRVKGGYFPVPPYDQTLEIRDAMAKNLRDNGFHLERFHHEVGTAGQNEINYRFNTLLAAADDLQSFKYVIKQTAAHYGKVATFMPKPVAGDNGSGMHVHQSLWKDGEPLFYDESGYGGLSDMARWYIGGLLHHAGAVLAFTNPTLNSYHRLVKGYEAPINLVYSQRNRSAAVRIPITGNNPKAKRIEFRAPDPSGNPYLGFAAMLMAGLDGIKNRIEPHEPVDKDLYELPPEEAKSIPQAPTSLEASLEALQKDHDFLIEGDVFTSDLIETYIDLKYENEIQPARVRPTPLEFELYFDC; this is encoded by the coding sequence ATGACGTTTCAGTCCGTTCAAGATGTGATCCAGTTTATTAAGGACGAAGACGTCGAATTTCTCGATGTCCGCTTCACCGACGTCCCCGGCATCGAGCAGCACTTCTCACTGCCTGCCAGCGAGTTCGATGAAGAGGCAGCGGAAGAGGGCCTGGCTTTTGATGGTTCTTCTGTGCGGGGCTTTACGACGATCGACGAGTCCGACATGATCCTGTTGCCAGACGTCACTACCGCCAAGATTGACCCGTTTCGTTCTACCAAGACGCTGAACATGAAGTTCTTCGTCAATGACCCTTTCACCCGCGAGCCTTTCTCCCGCGACCCGCGCAATGTGGCAGCCAAGGCTGAGGAGTATCTGCAGTCCACCGGTATCGCAGACACCTGCTCCATGGGGGCGGAGGCTGAGTTCTTCATCTTCGACAAGGTGAAGTACTTTGTGGATAACAACCAAGCCTTTTATGAGGTGGACTCCGATGAGGGTTGGTGGAACCGGGGCAAGGACACCAAGCTGGACGGCTCCCCCAACTTGGGCAACCAGACACGCGTGAAGGGTGGCTACTTCCCCGTGCCGCCGTATGACCAGACATTGGAGATCCGCGACGCGATGGCCAAGAATCTGCGCGATAACGGTTTTCACCTGGAGCGCTTCCACCACGAGGTAGGCACCGCCGGACAAAATGAGATCAACTACCGTTTCAATACCCTGCTGGCGGCAGCGGATGATCTGCAATCCTTCAAGTACGTGATCAAGCAGACTGCCGCCCACTACGGCAAGGTGGCCACCTTCATGCCGAAGCCAGTCGCTGGTGACAATGGCTCCGGTATGCACGTGCACCAGTCCCTGTGGAAGGACGGGGAGCCGTTGTTCTATGACGAGTCCGGCTACGGTGGTTTGAGCGATATGGCACGCTGGTACATCGGTGGCCTGCTGCATCACGCGGGCGCGGTGCTGGCGTTTACTAACCCCACTCTGAACTCTTACCACCGCCTGGTCAAGGGCTACGAGGCGCCGATCAACCTGGTGTACTCGCAGCGCAACCGCTCCGCGGCGGTGCGCATCCCGATCACGGGCAATAACCCGAAGGCAAAGCGCATCGAGTTCCGCGCACCCGACCCATCGGGCAACCCATACCTGGGATTTGCCGCGATGTTGATGGCAGGGCTGGACGGTATTAAAAATCGCATTGAGCCTCACGAACCGGTAGACAAAGACCTCTACGAGTTGCCACCGGAGGAGGCTAAGTCCATCCCGCAGGCACCAACCTCCCTGGAGGCTTCGCTGGAAGCGTTGCAGAAAGACCACGACTTCCTCATCGAGGGCGATGTGTTTACCTCTGATCTGATAGAGACCTACATTGACCTGAAGTATGAAAACGAGATCCAGCCGGCGCGCGTGCGCCCCACCCCACTGGAGTTTGAGCTGTACTTTGATTGCTAG
- the lipB gene encoding lipoyl(octanoyl) transferase LipB — protein MTAPRDPFFPADKSIRASAEPLDVRRLGLVDYQQAWDMQAEIARARADDQVPDTVLVLQHPSVYTAGKRTQPEDRPTNGLPVIDVDRGGRITWHGEGQLVVYPILKLADPVDVVDYVRRLEEAIIQTVRQVGVESAGRIDGRSGVWVPAEVAAADPVAPTRDRKISALGIRISRGVTMHGLALNCNNTLEYYSHIVACGIDDADNTTMSLELGREVTPDDVTDPLLAALDDALAGRLIVADHTFKTMPDPTKGLPRR, from the coding sequence ATGACTGCACCGCGCGATCCGTTTTTCCCCGCAGACAAGTCCATTCGAGCCTCAGCTGAGCCACTTGATGTGCGTCGGTTGGGGCTTGTGGACTATCAACAGGCCTGGGACATGCAGGCTGAGATTGCGCGTGCGCGTGCCGACGATCAGGTGCCCGACACTGTGCTGGTGTTGCAGCACCCGAGTGTTTATACCGCTGGAAAGCGCACCCAACCTGAGGACCGCCCCACCAACGGGTTGCCGGTGATTGATGTGGACCGTGGTGGGCGTATCACGTGGCACGGTGAGGGCCAGCTGGTGGTCTACCCCATTCTCAAACTGGCGGACCCTGTCGATGTGGTCGACTACGTGCGCCGGCTCGAAGAAGCGATCATCCAAACGGTACGCCAGGTAGGTGTGGAATCTGCCGGGCGGATTGATGGGCGCAGTGGCGTGTGGGTGCCCGCTGAAGTGGCGGCAGCTGACCCGGTTGCACCGACGCGCGACCGCAAGATCTCCGCGCTGGGGATTCGCATCTCACGCGGGGTGACCATGCATGGGCTGGCGCTGAACTGCAACAATACTCTTGAGTACTACAGCCATATCGTGGCGTGTGGCATCGACGATGCAGACAACACCACCATGAGCTTAGAGCTGGGCCGCGAGGTCACCCCCGATGATGTCACGGACCCGTTATTGGCTGCGCTTGATGACGCATTGGCTGGCCGGCTCATCGTTGCAGACCACACGTTTAAAACGATGCCGGACCCCACGAAGGGTTTGCCGCGGCGTTAG
- a CDS encoding aspartate:alanine exchanger family transporter, producing the protein MLQALADNQVLLLALLVGLGMLVARLRIKGISLGAAAVLFVSLIVTAYASTQGVELQLSHDISTLGLVLFAFAIGITSGPNFFHTLRTSVGELAGYVVILVLTAGVALGVGRLLGLDIATIAGTFAGALTNTPALSAAGTSSGDAAAATVGYAIAYIFGVLGMLIFALVALSKAKSDTDAPDPVLNRTIEVKRTDRPVVEDVQNYVGSEMVFSRIQHGAGGTIEIPHVHTPLDYGDLVTIVGTEHQMHQAIEYLGKPSKRSLMLDRKDLDFRRMTLSNSTLAGKTVREIDAEIDERFGAYTSRIRRGDTDKVAEQAEKLQLGDRVRIVAPHENMKDIAHYFGDSSRGLTDINPVALGLGLALGIFLGTIDIPMPGGGTFSIGAAAGALLVGLVFGRIGRIGGFVTALPQTTCAVLSELGLLIFLAAAGTTAGARILDAFAGGAWLSILVLGAIITATYGAGLFVMMRYLFRMGGTKLSGFLAGAQTQPAVLAFSNDRTGSDPRVALGYAMVYPVAMIAKILTAQILGGF; encoded by the coding sequence GTGCTGCAGGCCCTCGCCGATAACCAAGTACTCCTCCTAGCTTTATTGGTGGGGCTGGGCATGCTCGTTGCACGGCTGCGCATCAAAGGTATTTCGCTGGGTGCAGCTGCCGTACTCTTCGTCTCTTTGATTGTGACGGCCTATGCCTCCACCCAGGGCGTGGAACTGCAGCTATCCCACGACATTTCCACACTAGGCCTCGTCTTGTTCGCATTTGCCATCGGTATCACCTCCGGCCCGAACTTCTTCCACACGCTGCGCACCTCCGTGGGGGAGCTGGCCGGCTACGTAGTGATTCTGGTGCTCACCGCTGGTGTGGCTTTGGGTGTGGGACGGTTGCTCGGCCTCGATATTGCCACGATTGCCGGTACGTTTGCCGGCGCGCTGACCAACACCCCAGCACTGTCTGCCGCGGGTACCTCGTCGGGAGATGCAGCCGCTGCCACCGTGGGCTACGCCATCGCCTACATCTTCGGTGTGCTGGGCATGCTTATCTTCGCCCTAGTGGCACTGAGCAAGGCCAAGAGCGACACCGACGCGCCAGACCCAGTACTCAACCGCACCATCGAGGTGAAACGCACCGACCGCCCCGTGGTCGAAGACGTACAGAACTACGTGGGATCTGAAATGGTGTTCTCCCGCATTCAGCACGGAGCAGGCGGCACCATTGAAATCCCACATGTGCACACCCCCTTGGATTACGGCGATCTTGTGACCATCGTTGGCACAGAGCACCAGATGCATCAAGCTATCGAGTACCTTGGTAAACCGTCGAAACGCTCACTCATGCTGGACCGCAAAGACCTCGACTTCAGGCGCATGACACTGTCCAACTCCACACTAGCCGGCAAAACCGTGCGTGAAATCGATGCTGAAATCGACGAACGCTTCGGCGCGTACACCTCTCGTATCCGCCGAGGTGATACCGACAAGGTGGCCGAACAAGCCGAGAAACTGCAGCTGGGTGACCGGGTGCGTATCGTCGCCCCGCACGAGAACATGAAGGATATCGCCCACTACTTCGGCGACTCCTCCCGTGGCCTGACCGATATCAACCCAGTAGCGCTGGGCTTGGGGTTGGCGCTAGGAATTTTCCTGGGCACTATCGACATCCCCATGCCAGGAGGCGGCACGTTCTCCATCGGCGCCGCCGCAGGTGCCCTGCTGGTGGGGTTGGTGTTTGGCCGGATCGGCCGGATCGGCGGATTTGTCACGGCACTGCCGCAGACCACCTGTGCTGTGCTATCCGAGCTGGGGCTACTGATCTTCCTGGCCGCCGCTGGTACCACAGCAGGTGCACGCATTCTAGATGCGTTTGCTGGAGGCGCCTGGCTGTCGATCCTGGTCCTGGGCGCCATTATTACCGCGACCTACGGTGCAGGGCTTTTCGTGATGATGCGCTACCTGTTCCGCATGGGTGGCACCAAACTTTCCGGCTTCCTCGCGGGTGCGCAGACACAACCGGCCGTTCTCGCGTTTTCCAATGATCGCACAGGCTCCGATCCGCGTGTAGCACTCGGATACGCCATGGTGTACCCCGTGGCGATGATCGCGAAGATTTTGACAGCGCAGATCCTTGGCGGGTTCTAG
- a CDS encoding DUF4191 domain-containing protein, which translates to MAESKSAKAAEKAAKKEARRAKRAKRNQTFSQMWQAFKLQRKRDNKLVPYMVLTVVVVAAVFFLIGLLLNLEWLFLLFGILFGLVAALWVFTRRLESSMYDEVGDTPGAAGWTLENMKNTVGIAWVTKTGVAANRSMDTIHRVVGNPGVVLVGEGDKKRLKPMMDKTNKRVDRLLAGVPVYEIYVGEGEGQVPLKKLQKEMLKLPRNYKKDEVYAIAAKLDAMEAAHGGQMAGLPKGPMPRQAQNMAGMNRRMRRMQERRGGK; encoded by the coding sequence ATGGCTGAGTCGAAGAGTGCAAAGGCTGCCGAGAAGGCGGCGAAGAAGGAAGCGCGCCGAGCAAAACGCGCCAAGCGGAACCAAACGTTTTCCCAGATGTGGCAGGCGTTTAAGCTGCAGCGCAAGCGTGATAACAAGCTTGTACCGTATATGGTGCTCACGGTGGTTGTTGTGGCTGCTGTGTTCTTTCTCATCGGCCTGCTACTTAATCTTGAGTGGTTATTCCTCCTCTTTGGTATCCTCTTTGGACTGGTGGCCGCACTGTGGGTATTTACTCGCCGCCTAGAAAGTTCCATGTATGACGAGGTTGGCGATACCCCTGGTGCTGCCGGCTGGACGCTGGAAAACATGAAGAACACCGTGGGGATCGCCTGGGTGACCAAGACTGGTGTGGCTGCGAATCGTTCGATGGACACGATCCACCGCGTGGTGGGCAACCCCGGCGTGGTGCTTGTTGGCGAGGGCGACAAAAAACGCCTGAAGCCAATGATGGATAAGACGAATAAGCGTGTTGACCGCCTGCTGGCCGGCGTTCCTGTTTACGAGATTTACGTTGGCGAGGGCGAAGGCCAGGTTCCTCTGAAGAAGCTGCAGAAGGAAATGCTGAAGCTTCCTCGCAATTATAAGAAGGACGAGGTGTATGCCATCGCGGCGAAGTTAGATGCGATGGAGGCCGCCCACGGAGGCCAGATGGCTGGCCTGCCGAAAGGCCCCATGCCACGACAGGCCCAAAACATGGCAGGTATGAACCGCCGGATGCGCCGAATGCAGGAGCGCCGCGGCGGCAAGTAA
- the gcvH gene encoding glycine cleavage system protein GcvH produces the protein MSMPQEFSYSEDHEWINSTPEAATGTTVRVGITSVATERLGEVVFAELPEVGDTVTAGETCGEVESTKSVSDLYCPVTGTVTAVNDAVHDGYEIINSDPFGEGWLFEVEVTEVGPLMTAEEYAKANGVS, from the coding sequence ATGAGCATGCCCCAGGAATTTTCCTACTCCGAAGACCACGAATGGATCAACTCCACCCCCGAGGCCGCCACTGGCACTACCGTGCGTGTTGGCATTACCTCGGTGGCTACTGAACGTTTGGGCGAGGTTGTCTTTGCCGAGCTGCCTGAGGTGGGCGATACCGTCACCGCCGGCGAAACCTGCGGTGAGGTCGAATCTACCAAGAGCGTGTCTGACCTGTACTGCCCTGTCACCGGGACTGTGACCGCAGTGAATGACGCGGTGCACGATGGCTACGAGATCATTAACTCCGACCCATTCGGCGAAGGCTGGCTGTTTGAGGTGGAGGTCACCGAGGTTGGCCCACTGATGACTGCCGAGGAGTACGCGAAAGCAAACGGCGTGTCCTAA
- the lipA gene encoding lipoyl synthase, with amino-acid sequence MTIAPEGRRLLRIEVRNMETPIESKPRWIRNAVKTGPEYEDMKTKVKGADLHTVCQEAGCPNIHECWESREATFLIGGANCSRRCDFCQINSAKPEPLDVEEPQRVAESVRGMNLNYATITGVTRDDLEDEGAWLYAEVVRKIHELNPHTGVENLTPDFSGKPDLLQEVFEARPEVFAHNLETVPRIFRRIRPAFRYDRSLDVIRQARDFGLITKSNLILGMGETREEVMQALQDMVDAGTDIITITQYLRPGPNYHPIERWVKPEEFIEYRDAAYEMGFGAVMAGPLVRSSYRAGKLYVEAMEHRGLDLPENLQHLKETSQGATAQEASTLLEKYGPSKDHPVGASRT; translated from the coding sequence GTGACTATTGCACCTGAAGGACGCCGGCTGCTACGCATTGAAGTACGCAACATGGAAACCCCGATTGAGTCGAAGCCGCGCTGGATTAGAAACGCTGTCAAGACTGGTCCCGAATATGAGGACATGAAGACCAAGGTGAAAGGCGCTGACCTGCACACTGTGTGTCAGGAGGCCGGTTGCCCTAACATTCACGAATGTTGGGAATCCCGCGAGGCTACCTTCCTGATCGGTGGGGCGAACTGCTCGCGCCGCTGCGACTTTTGTCAGATTAATTCCGCCAAGCCTGAACCGCTGGACGTGGAGGAACCCCAGCGTGTTGCTGAGTCTGTGCGTGGTATGAACCTGAATTACGCCACCATCACTGGTGTTACCCGCGACGACCTGGAGGATGAGGGTGCGTGGCTGTACGCCGAGGTGGTGCGCAAGATCCATGAGCTCAATCCGCATACCGGCGTGGAAAACCTCACCCCGGACTTCTCTGGTAAGCCTGATTTGCTGCAGGAAGTTTTCGAGGCACGCCCCGAGGTCTTTGCCCACAATCTGGAGACGGTGCCGCGCATCTTTCGCCGCATCCGCCCCGCCTTTCGCTATGACCGCTCCCTGGATGTGATCCGCCAGGCCCGCGACTTCGGCCTGATTACCAAGTCCAACCTGATTTTGGGGATGGGCGAAACACGCGAGGAAGTCATGCAAGCGTTACAAGACATGGTGGATGCTGGTACCGACATCATTACGATTACCCAGTACCTGCGCCCGGGCCCGAACTACCATCCGATTGAGCGTTGGGTAAAGCCTGAGGAGTTCATCGAGTACCGCGACGCCGCCTATGAGATGGGTTTCGGCGCTGTGATGGCCGGCCCGCTGGTGCGTTCCTCGTACCGCGCCGGCAAGCTCTACGTCGAGGCGATGGAGCACCGTGGCCTGGACCTGCCGGAGAACTTGCAGCATTTGAAGGAAACTTCGCAGGGTGCTACCGCCCAGGAAGCCTCAACCTTGTTGGAGAAGTATGGCCCGTCGAAGGATCATCCGGTTGGTGCTTCGCGCACTTAA